From one Streptomyces sp. R41 genomic stretch:
- a CDS encoding alpha/beta fold hydrolase: MSQQTADVTHRLVSAPAGRIHLVEQGTGPLVLLVHGFPESWYSWRHQLPALAAAGYRAVAVDVRGYGRSSKPDATDAYRMLELVEDNAAVVRALGERQAVIVGHDWGSTIAAHSALVRPDVFRAVGLLSVPYAPRGGPRPSEVFARMSGGGGDEFYVSYFQQPGRAEAEIEPDVRGWIAGFYAALSADTMPQPGAPDPHFVGRGGTLRDRFPAGPLPAWLSEKDLDVYAEEFERTGMTGPLNRYRNMDRDWADLADFDGAPITQPSLFIGGGLDASTTWMADAIKAYPTTLPGLVSSHVLDACGHWIQQERPAEINRLLTDWLASLSS, from the coding sequence ATGTCGCAGCAGACCGCGGACGTCACCCACCGGCTGGTCTCCGCGCCCGCGGGCCGGATCCACCTCGTGGAGCAGGGCACGGGGCCGCTGGTGCTGCTCGTGCACGGGTTCCCGGAGTCCTGGTACTCCTGGCGCCATCAGCTGCCGGCACTGGCCGCGGCCGGGTACCGCGCGGTCGCCGTCGACGTGCGCGGTTACGGCCGTTCGTCCAAGCCCGATGCCACGGACGCGTACCGCATGCTCGAACTGGTCGAGGACAACGCGGCGGTGGTGCGGGCCCTCGGCGAGCGACAGGCGGTGATCGTCGGGCACGACTGGGGGTCGACCATCGCCGCCCACTCGGCCCTGGTCCGACCGGACGTCTTCCGCGCCGTGGGACTGCTCAGCGTGCCCTACGCCCCGCGTGGTGGACCGCGGCCCAGCGAGGTCTTCGCGCGGATGAGCGGGGGCGGGGGAGACGAGTTCTACGTCTCCTACTTCCAGCAGCCCGGCCGCGCCGAGGCCGAGATCGAGCCCGACGTGCGCGGCTGGATCGCCGGCTTCTACGCCGCCCTCTCCGCCGACACGATGCCCCAACCCGGCGCGCCCGACCCGCACTTCGTCGGCCGGGGCGGGACGCTCCGCGACCGGTTCCCCGCCGGCCCGTTGCCCGCCTGGCTCAGTGAGAAGGATCTCGACGTCTACGCCGAGGAGTTCGAGCGGACCGGCATGACCGGGCCGCTCAACCGCTACCGGAACATGGACCGGGACTGGGCAGACCTCGCCGACTTCGACGGCGCGCCCATCACCCAGCCGTCCCTCTTCATCGGCGGCGGCCTGGACGCCTCCACCACATGGATGGCCGACGCGATCAAGGCCTACCCCACCACCCTCCCCGGCCTGGTCTCCTCCCACGTCCTGGACGCCTGCGGCCACTGGATCCAGCAGGAGCGTCCGGCGGAGATCAACCGGCTCCTGACCGACTGGCTCGCGTCCCTGTCGTCCTGA
- a CDS encoding MMPL family transporter encodes MTSTDRVAAPRAATEPTASGGSPPGLLGRLGLWSAAHLRLVAVIWLALVAGLGALAPSATSALAGAGWQADGSDSVAVRELARKHFGGNSSAALQVVVKADRPVTDSAVQDVIGEATALLKADPDISEVVAPQPGSTISRDGRTAIILGGAGAGTNEMVKAAEALKDPLTALSTDDIQVSATGSSMMWSDFNTASHDAMMKSEMLSWPVTLGILVLAFGTLVAAGLPLLLTVAGLAASAGTLVLLDHVTPVSIWAMNFAMMFALALGIDYALFLVVRFRAALARHGDARRAVGETMDTAGKAVLLSGVTVVASLGVVLLVPSPAFRTMALGIMLAVAFVLAATLTLLPAVLGKLGTKVNSGALPWRRGKTEPVGGSPRFGSWGERLWAHPLRYGIPALVVLVTLAVPIVGLKVAMPSIDVVPDDSSSHAGYTAVQEAFGDGAAGTLQIIAPASESESTTAVLKDNPGIAAVMPAQSATDDSGLVLIQAIPTVDPSDAALSTTVEQLRDDLPDRALVGGAAVENLDLQSVLDEKTPLVIGTILALGFLLLLVALQAPLVALLGTVTNLLATGAAFGAARLIFQDGHGASLLGFTPQGFMDGWGPVFFFAMIFAIAMDYTVFLLSSAKEQYERTGDPRKAMVGALAHSGRVIFAAAAVMVAVFFTFALSGPLPPKEMGIILGLVVLLDAALVRLVLLPVLLRLTGRAAWWTPAWLHKVLPDITFSHD; translated from the coding sequence ATGACCAGCACCGACAGGGTCGCCGCCCCGCGCGCGGCCACGGAACCCACCGCCTCCGGGGGCTCCCCGCCCGGCCTCCTCGGCCGTCTGGGCCTGTGGTCCGCCGCCCATCTACGGCTGGTCGCGGTGATCTGGCTGGCCCTGGTCGCGGGGCTCGGCGCGCTCGCCCCCTCGGCGACCTCCGCGCTGGCGGGGGCGGGCTGGCAGGCCGACGGGTCCGACTCCGTCGCCGTACGCGAGCTCGCGCGGAAGCACTTCGGCGGCAACTCTTCCGCCGCCCTGCAGGTCGTCGTCAAGGCCGACCGGCCGGTCACCGATTCGGCCGTGCAGGACGTCATCGGCGAGGCGACCGCGCTGCTGAAGGCCGATCCGGACATCTCCGAAGTCGTCGCCCCGCAGCCCGGGTCCACCATCAGCCGCGACGGCAGGACGGCGATCATCCTGGGCGGCGCGGGTGCCGGCACCAACGAGATGGTCAAGGCCGCCGAAGCCCTCAAGGACCCGCTGACCGCACTGTCGACCGACGACATCCAGGTGAGCGCCACGGGCTCCTCCATGATGTGGAGCGACTTCAACACCGCCAGCCATGACGCGATGATGAAGTCCGAGATGCTGTCCTGGCCGGTCACGCTCGGCATCCTCGTGCTGGCCTTCGGCACACTGGTCGCCGCCGGACTCCCGCTCCTGCTCACCGTGGCGGGACTCGCCGCCTCCGCCGGGACTCTCGTCCTGCTCGATCACGTCACGCCCGTGTCGATCTGGGCGATGAACTTCGCGATGATGTTCGCCCTCGCGCTGGGCATCGACTACGCGCTGTTCCTCGTCGTACGTTTCCGGGCTGCCCTCGCCCGGCACGGCGACGCCCGGCGGGCGGTGGGCGAGACGATGGACACCGCGGGCAAGGCCGTCCTGCTCTCCGGGGTCACGGTCGTGGCCAGTCTCGGGGTCGTCCTGCTCGTGCCCTCGCCGGCCTTCCGGACCATGGCGCTGGGCATCATGCTCGCCGTCGCCTTCGTCCTGGCCGCCACCCTCACCCTGCTGCCCGCCGTGCTCGGCAAGCTCGGCACCAAGGTCAACTCCGGTGCTTTGCCCTGGCGTCGGGGCAAGACCGAACCCGTCGGCGGGTCACCGCGCTTCGGCTCCTGGGGCGAACGGCTGTGGGCCCACCCGCTGCGGTACGGCATCCCCGCCCTGGTCGTGCTCGTGACGCTGGCCGTGCCGATCGTCGGCCTGAAGGTCGCCATGCCGTCCATCGACGTCGTACCGGACGACTCCTCCTCGCACGCCGGCTACACCGCCGTACAGGAGGCGTTCGGCGACGGCGCGGCCGGCACGCTGCAGATCATCGCCCCCGCCTCCGAGAGCGAGTCCACCACCGCCGTACTGAAGGACAACCCCGGCATCGCTGCCGTGATGCCCGCCCAGAGCGCGACGGACGACTCCGGGCTCGTCCTCATCCAGGCGATCCCCACGGTGGACCCCTCGGACGCCGCCCTCTCCACCACCGTCGAGCAACTCCGCGACGACCTGCCGGACCGGGCCCTGGTCGGTGGTGCCGCGGTGGAGAACCTCGACCTGCAGAGTGTTCTGGACGAGAAGACCCCTCTCGTCATCGGCACGATTCTCGCTCTGGGGTTCCTGCTGCTGCTCGTCGCGCTGCAGGCCCCTCTGGTCGCACTGCTCGGGACCGTCACCAACCTGCTCGCGACGGGGGCCGCCTTCGGTGCCGCCCGGCTGATCTTCCAGGACGGGCACGGCGCGAGCCTGCTCGGTTTCACCCCGCAGGGGTTCATGGACGGCTGGGGACCGGTCTTCTTCTTCGCCATGATCTTCGCGATCGCCATGGACTACACGGTCTTCCTGCTGTCCTCGGCGAAGGAGCAGTACGAAAGGACCGGCGACCCACGCAAGGCCATGGTGGGCGCGCTGGCCCACTCCGGGCGCGTCATCTTCGCCGCGGCGGCCGTCATGGTCGCCGTCTTCTTCACCTTCGCGCTGTCGGGGCCGCTGCCGCCCAAGGAGATGGGCATCATCCTCGGCCTGGTGGTGCTCCTGGACGCCGCCCTGGTACGGCTCGTGCTGCTGCCCGTCCTGCTCCGTCTGACCGGGCGCGCCGCCTGGTGGACCCCCGCGTGGCTGCACAAGGTGCTGCCCGACATCACGTTCTCGCACGACTGA
- a CDS encoding rhodanese-like domain-containing protein — translation MFGFLRGGPGRLSPAGAHARTNESDAVLLDVREKSEWQAGHAPAAVHLPLGSLLAGASLPRAAQGRPVVAICRGGHRSRQAAKALAGRGVDVVDVRGGMTAWRQAGLPVVDGRGMPGTVA, via the coding sequence ATGTTCGGTTTCCTGCGCGGCGGCCCCGGCCGCCTGTCCCCCGCCGGGGCCCATGCCCGTACGAACGAGAGTGACGCGGTCCTGCTCGACGTACGAGAGAAGTCGGAGTGGCAGGCCGGGCATGCTCCGGCCGCCGTCCATCTGCCGCTGGGCAGCCTGCTGGCCGGGGCCTCGCTGCCGAGGGCGGCGCAGGGCAGGCCGGTCGTGGCGATCTGTCGCGGTGGGCACCGTTCCCGCCAGGCGGCCAAGGCGCTGGCCGGGCGTGGGGTGGACGTCGTCGACGTCAGGGGCGGAATGACTGCCTGGCGGCAGGCCGGGCTGCCGGTGGTGGACGGGCGCGGCATGCCCGGCACCGTCGCCTGA
- a CDS encoding metal-sensitive transcriptional regulator: protein MSVDEEASTAILNRLRRAQGQLAGVIAMIEAGRDCKDVVTQLAAVSRALDRAGFKIVASGMRQCMATADEDTPPMTEAELEKLFLALA, encoded by the coding sequence ATGTCCGTCGACGAGGAAGCCAGCACCGCCATCCTCAACCGCCTGCGCCGTGCCCAGGGGCAGCTCGCCGGCGTCATCGCCATGATCGAGGCCGGCCGCGACTGCAAGGACGTGGTCACCCAACTCGCCGCCGTGTCCCGGGCCCTGGACCGGGCCGGCTTCAAGATCGTCGCCAGCGGTATGCGCCAATGCATGGCGACCGCCGATGAGGACACTCCCCCCATGACCGAGGCGGAACTCGAGAAGCTCTTCCTCGCCCTCGCCTGA